DNA from Gaiellales bacterium:
CTGACCGTGACCAAGGCGCCGCTCACCGTCAAAGCCGACGACCAGACCAGAATCTACGGCGACGCCAACCCGACCCTGACCGGCACCGTGTCGGGCGCGAAGAACGGGGACGACCTGGTCGACTCGTACGACACACCCGCCACCCTGGCCAGCGGCGTCGGCGGCTACACCATCGCGGCGCACATCGTCGCGGGCCCTGGAGCGGATCTCGGGAACTACGACGTCACCCTCGTCGACGGCACCCTCACCGTGACCAGGGCGCCGCTCACGGTCACGGCCGACGACCAGACCAAGACCTACGGCGACCCCAACCCGGCCCTGACCGGCACCATCACCGGAGCGAAGAACGGCGACGACCTCGTCGACACCTACACCACCGGCGCGGATGCCGCGAGCGGCGTCGGCAACTACCCGATCGACGCCCATGTCACAGCCGGCCCCGGAGCCGACCTCGGCAACTACGACATCAAGCTGGTCGACGGCAGCCTCACCGTCACCAAGGCACCCTTGACGGTCACGGCCGACGACCAGACCAGAATCTACGGCGACACCAACCCCGCCTTCACCGGCACCATCACCGGCACCAAGAACGGCGACAGCCTCGTCGACACCTACACCACCGGCGCAGATGCCGCGAGCGGCGTCGGCAACTACCCGATCGACGCCCATGTCACAGCTGGCCCCGGCGCCGACCTCGCCAACTACGACATCAAGCTGGTCGACGGCAGCCTCACCGTGACCAAGGCACCCTTGACGGTCACGGCCGACGACAAGACCAAGACCTACGGCGACCCCAACCCGGCCTTCACCGGCACCATCACCGGCACCAAGAACGGCGACAGCCTCGTCGACAGCTACACCACCGCTGCCGACGCGACGAGCGGGACCGGCACGTACGCGATCAACGCTCATGTCGCCGCCGGCCCAGGCGCCAACCTCGCCAACTACGACATCAAGCACGTCGACGGCACGCTCACCGTGACCAAGGCACCGTTGACGGTCACGGCCGACGACAAGACCAAGACCTACGGCGACGCCAATCCGACGCTGACGGGGACTGTCACCGGCACGAAGAACGGCGACACCCTCATGGACAGCTACACCACCGGCGCAGACAAGACCAGCGGCGTCGGCAACTACCCCATCGCGGCACACATCGCTGCCGGCCCGGGTGCCAGCCTGGACAACTACTCGGTCACCCTCCTGAACGGGTCTCTGACCGTGACCAAAGCGCCGCTGACGATCACGGCGGACGACAAGGCGAAGACGCTGAACGCCGTCAACCCGGCACTGACCGGCAGCATCGCCGGCGTGAAGAACGGCGATGCGATCGCTGCCGCGTACAGCACCTCGGCGACGGCCGGCAGCCCGGTCGGCACCTACACGATCGTCCCTGCGGCGGTCGACTCGAGCCCGTCCAAGCTCGGCAACTACAACGTGACGCTGGTGAACGGGACGCTCACCGTCACCTACGCCACCGGCAATTGCGCCGGGTCCGCCGGCCGAACCGTGCTGCAGCCGGTGAATGCCGACGGGTCAAGCGTCTTCAAGAAGGGCAGCACCGTGCCCGTGAAGTTCCGGGTGTGCGATGCGAACGGCGCGTCGATCGGCTCGGCGGGTGTCGTCACCGGGAGCGCGGCAGCCCCCGTGCTCCTGTCCAAGTCGACCGGCGCCGGCGGCGTCGACGAGAGCGTCTACTCCACCACGCCGGACACGTCGTTCCGGTGGGATCCGAGCGCGCAGCAGTGGATCTACAACCAGGCCACGAGCAACCTGACGTCCGGTGTCGTCTACACCTACAAGATCCCGCTGAACGACGGTACCTGGATCACCTACAGGTTCAGCATCAGGTAGGCCGGATGACGGTCTGGCCGGCTCGTCCGGCCAGACCGGCCTATACTCGCCGCTCGTGCAGCTCTTCTCAGAGCACGAGCAGGTGGTCGTGTGCCACGAGCCCGAGGCGGGCCTTCGGGCCATCATCGCCGTCCATGACACCACGCTCGGCCCGGCCCTCGGCGGCATCCGCATGTGGCGGTACGACTCGGACGAGGCCGCCCTCACCGACGTCCTGCGGCTCTCGCGCGGGATGACGTATAAGAACGCGGTCGCCGGCCTCGACCTGGGCGGCGGCAAGACGGTCGTCCTGGGCGACCCGCGCACCGACAAGACGCCGCTCCTGTTCCGCGCGCTCGGCCGCTTCGTCGACTCGCTGGGCGGCCGCTACCTGGCCGCCGAGGACGTCGGCACGAGCACCGACGACGCGGAGCTGGTCGCGCTCGAGACCGACCACATCACCGGCCTCCCCATTGCCCGGGGCGGCTCCGGCGACCCGTCGCCCTTGACGGCCTGGGGCGTCTTCTGCGGGATGCGCGCGGCCGCCGCCGAGGCGGGACTGGGCGACGAGATGCGCGGGATCCGCGTCGCCGTCCAGGGCGCCGGGCACGTCGGCGCGGGCCTCGTCCGCCACCTGCTCGACGCCGGGGCGGTCGTCACGGTCTCCGACATCTACTCCGAGCGGGTCGAGGAGCTCGTCGCCCTGGGCGCGTCCGCCTGCCCGCCCGAAGAGGTGCACCGCCAGGACTGCGACATCTTCGCTCCGTGCGCGCTCGGCGCCGTCATCCGGCCCGAGACGGTGGGCGAGCTGCGCTGCCGCGTCGTCGCCGGCGCGGCCAACAACCAGCTGCTGGACGGGTCGATGGGCGACGAGCTCCACCGCCGGAGCATCGTCTACGCGCCCGACTTCGTCATCAACGCCGGCGGGGTCATCAACATCTCGGAAGAGCTCGGCCACCCGTACGACGCCGAGCGGGCAAAGGCCAGCGTCGAGCGGATCGCCGGCACGCTGACCTCGGTCTTCGAGCGCTCGCGCCGGGACGGCATCGCCACGCATGTCGCCGCGGACCGGCTGGCCGAGGAGCGCATCGCCGCCGCCAGGGCATCGCGACCGGATGCGGTCGCCGCCCTGCACCGGCCGGGATGATCCCGCTCAAGGACAACATCCCCACCAGGCGCCTGCCGATCCTGACCCTGGCGCTGATCGTCGCCAACCTGGCCATCTTCATCTGGGCGGAGCACGCGCCGGCCGATCGGCTGCCGACCAACCTCGGCGTGCCGCTGTCGGTGCCCGGCTTCACGGCGGTGACCGCCGAGTTCGGGTTCGTCCCCTGCGAGGTGCGAAACACCTGCCCGCACGGCGACGACTCGGTGCTGCTCGGCTACGAGAACAACCGGCCGGTGTACGCCCGCGTCCACCACGTGCCGGTGCTCGCCAGTGTGCTGACGGCGATGTTCATGCACGGGAGCTGGGAGCACGTGCTCGGCAACATGCTGTTCCTGTGGATCTTCGGGAACAACATCGAAGACCGGGTCGGCCGGCGCCGCTTCCTCATCTTCTACCTGCTGGGCGGCCTGGCGGCGGCCGGGCTCCAGTTCGCCACCGGCCCGAACTCCGACGTCCCCAACATCGGCGCCTCCGGCGCGATCGCCGCGGTGCTCGGCGGCTACCTCGTGCTCTATCCGCGGGCGGCCGTGATCACCTACATCCCGCCGATCTTCTTCTTCCCGCTGCCCGCGGTGCTCTTCCTGGTCGGCTGGATCGTGCTCCAGATCTACTCCGCGAGCGCGGTGCAGGTCGGCAGCGCCGGCGGCGGCGTCGCCTACTACGCGCACATCGGTGGATTCGTGTTCGGCCTGCTCACCATCCGCTGGTGGGTGGCGATGAACGAGCGCCGCGCGCCCCCTTCCGCATGGCCGGCCGATCTGTAAGGTGCGGGCATGCTCAACGTGCGCTACGACCCCGAGTCGCGGTCCGGCTTCGTGCGCCTGCGCGAGGGCCGCACGGCCCGCACCCGGCAGCTCTCGCCCCAGGCGACGGCCGAGTACGGCCGCCGCGGCGAGCTGCTCGCGATCACGTTGACCGACGTCGACTCGACGGCGGCCGAGTTCCTGCGCACGGCCGACGAGGATGCGCTCCTGGCCGTGATCCGCGCCCAGACCGGCAAGGCCGTCTGGACGACCCCGCAGGGCGGCTCGGCACGGCCGAAGCCGGCCGCGGCGAGGTCGGGCTCGGGCGGTTCGAAGCGAAAGCGGCGGCGCTAGCGGCCTGACGCGGCGCTCTGGCCGACGCCGTAGGCCTGCATCGCGAGCACGATCCGGTCGGCCCGCAGCACGCCGTTGGGCTCCAGCTGGGCGGCGGGGAGCTCACGCGGATCGTCGCCGCGGCGCGTCTCCTCGACGGTCACCGAGCGCTCGAGCAGGTCGAGCCGAACGACGTACTCGTACCAGGAGATGTCCCACATGATCGTGATCTTCACCGGCCGCGGCAGCTCGAGGCCGTCGCAGTGGACGTTCACGATCGGGTCGCCCAGGCTGCGCGAGATGGCGACGACGCGCTCGACGTGCTCGGAGCGGTTGAACGCCTCGAGCGCGAGCCGGCGCACGTGGCGGGCGTCGGACTCCTTTCGGCGGGCCTCGGCCAGCTCGGCGTAGCGGGCGCGGCCGGCCTCGAGCTCCTGCTCGAGCTGGCCCTGCACCTGCGCGAAGCGGGCCATCTCGGCCGCCCGCTCGTCGAGCGCCGCGGCCGCGGCGTGGTGGCGGGCGATCTCGGACTTGTGGGCCGCCTCCGCCTGGGCGGCGCGCTCCTCGGCGCGGCGCTTCTCGTCCTGGAGCGAGCGCACCTCGCGCTCGTGCTTTCGCACCTCGCCCTGGAGATCCTTCAGCTCACGCTTGATGCCGCGCAGCTCGGCGGCCTGCTGTTCGGCCTTCGCCAGCGCCGAGCGCACCCGGTCGAGGTCGAACTCGACCGACTGGAGCTGGCCGCGGAGCCGGTCGATGAGCGACTCGCGCTCGCGCAGCAGGTGGTCGGACGGCGGGTTGGCGTGGACGGCCACGATCGGCCGGCCCTCGGCCCGCCAGCCGCGCCGGTCGGCGCGCTCGTAGCAGAGCGGGCACACCTTCGCGAAGCGCTTGGACTGGGGATCCTGATACAGGCGCGCCGGCTCGCCCACCAGTAGATGGCGGCGGCATAGCGCGCAGCTCGCGGTGTCCTCGACCGTGCTCGGCATTCCGTCCTCGACGCGGGCCAACTAGTCTATCGCGTCGGCGCACCCGGGGGAAGCCGGCTCTAGCACTTCGGGCGGCTGCTGGTCATCGCGTCGGCGACGGTGTCGAGCGACGGCGCCAGGCTCAGGTTGACGACGCCCGGATAGGCCGTGGTGACGTCGGTCATTCCGTCCGGGCCGCGGGCCACGCAGGCGTCCGGCGCGTGCGGCTGCCAGTACGGGCTGTAGCGCACGCGCACGAGGTAGCGGCCGGGATCCGGCGCCAGGAAGCTGATGCCCTCGTGGCCGAGCCGGATGAGCATCGCCGGCCGCTCGCCCGGCGGCGCCGAGACGATCGGCGCCGCGTACGGCAGCTTGTAGATCTGCAGGTGGGCTGAGCTCCACACCAGCTCGAGGCCCGAGTTGCCCGATCGCAGCAGCCGCGCCTCGGCCGCCGAGCTGTAGTCGAGGGTCGTGTCAGGCAGGACGACATAGCGGACGCCGAGCACGCGCAGCCAGTGGTCGTACTTCGCGGCCGTCAGGTGGTCGTCGTACAGCACCCGGTTCTCGGGGAAGTCGTCCTGCCGGAACCACCCGCGCGCGAGCGGGAATCCGGCCCGGGCCAGGTAGTAGGCCTCCCAGTGGCCCCAGGTGGCGACGGCCTCGACGCGGTGCTGGTCGTCGTTCTGCGCGCGCAGGTAGTCGACGGCGGGGCGCCAGTAGCCGGCCGACGCGGCCGGGTTGCCCCAGGCCGAG
Protein-coding regions in this window:
- a CDS encoding MBG domain-containing protein, whose product is LVDSYTTAADATSGAGTYAINAHVAAGPGADLGNYNVELVDGTLTVTKAPLTVKADDQTRIYGDANPTLTGTVSGAKNGDDLVDSYDTPATLASGVGGYTIAAHIVAGPGADLGNYDVTLVDGTLTVTRAPLTVTADDQTKTYGDPNPALTGTITGAKNGDDLVDTYTTGADAASGVGNYPIDAHVTAGPGADLGNYDIKLVDGSLTVTKAPLTVTADDQTRIYGDTNPAFTGTITGTKNGDSLVDTYTTGADAASGVGNYPIDAHVTAGPGADLANYDIKLVDGSLTVTKAPLTVTADDKTKTYGDPNPAFTGTITGTKNGDSLVDSYTTAADATSGTGTYAINAHVAAGPGANLANYDIKHVDGTLTVTKAPLTVTADDKTKTYGDANPTLTGTVTGTKNGDTLMDSYTTGADKTSGVGNYPIAAHIAAGPGASLDNYSVTLLNGSLTVTKAPLTITADDKAKTLNAVNPALTGSIAGVKNGDAIAAAYSTSATAGSPVGTYTIVPAAVDSSPSKLGNYNVTLVNGTLTVTYATGNCAGSAGRTVLQPVNADGSSVFKKGSTVPVKFRVCDANGASIGSAGVVTGSAAAPVLLSKSTGAGGVDESVYSTTPDTSFRWDPSAQQWIYNQATSNLTSGVVYTYKIPLNDGTWITYRFSIR
- a CDS encoding Glu/Leu/Phe/Val dehydrogenase dimerization domain-containing protein; this encodes MQLFSEHEQVVVCHEPEAGLRAIIAVHDTTLGPALGGIRMWRYDSDEAALTDVLRLSRGMTYKNAVAGLDLGGGKTVVLGDPRTDKTPLLFRALGRFVDSLGGRYLAAEDVGTSTDDAELVALETDHITGLPIARGGSGDPSPLTAWGVFCGMRAAAAEAGLGDEMRGIRVAVQGAGHVGAGLVRHLLDAGAVVTVSDIYSERVEELVALGASACPPEEVHRQDCDIFAPCALGAVIRPETVGELRCRVVAGAANNQLLDGSMGDELHRRSIVYAPDFVINAGGVINISEELGHPYDAERAKASVERIAGTLTSVFERSRRDGIATHVAADRLAEERIAAARASRPDAVAALHRPG
- a CDS encoding rhomboid family intramembrane serine protease; the encoded protein is MIPLKDNIPTRRLPILTLALIVANLAIFIWAEHAPADRLPTNLGVPLSVPGFTAVTAEFGFVPCEVRNTCPHGDDSVLLGYENNRPVYARVHHVPVLASVLTAMFMHGSWEHVLGNMLFLWIFGNNIEDRVGRRRFLIFYLLGGLAAAGLQFATGPNSDVPNIGASGAIAAVLGGYLVLYPRAAVITYIPPIFFFPLPAVLFLVGWIVLQIYSASAVQVGSAGGGVAYYAHIGGFVFGLLTIRWWVAMNERRAPPSAWPADL
- a CDS encoding DUF2283 domain-containing protein, translating into MLNVRYDPESRSGFVRLREGRTARTRQLSPQATAEYGRRGELLAITLTDVDSTAAEFLRTADEDALLAVIRAQTGKAVWTTPQGGSARPKPAAARSGSGGSKRKRRR